The DNA window CGAGAGCTCTGTGCTCTCGGCTATGAGCGGCTCTGACGAtaggtcaaaattttctgtacttacagatatcggaaatcttcaaagtcgattttctcgagtatttttgagaagcgtaTTGTACTGCTTAGGAAATTGatgtccgggtactgatcttcaaatcctataagtaggaaaaaaatcgatgacccATGACTCGTAAAGTCCCCTTGTAAGATCAATCTACGTTGATAGAAACAAATCAATAGTCCGTATACAAAATACGAAAtagtatcataaaaattattatctgatAGAAGACCCTTttcaatttgcatttattttcaaagttttattttatatataaaatactatgtaaaaataaagtggTACATTACAACACTTAgcaatattgatttaaatactttattttttatttagattcacattaatttatttgtattatattaaatatgttaaacagttaattaatttttatcgataaaacCTGTCAAACTTGAccgaggtcgataatgcagagtcattcatttatccttgttcataaaaatatttgctttaaaagTTATGTATCTTATACGTACAAACGAATGGTACACCGCAGTTCGAAATaaattgaggaataagactataatcGTCAAATTATGATTAGGAgtcataaaaaaagttatttgatcatattttgttcatttaaaCGCTTTCACTACATATTTCTCAGTAAAAACACctaaatgaacaaaatttgatccaataaataatttttttttacggcttgtaatcgtaatttgacgagtatagtcttattccttaATCTATTCCGAACTGCGGTgtaccattcatttgtacgtataagctacattgtattttaaagcaaatatttttataaacaaataaactttaaaaatttttttgcatttttaatctCGATCTAATCGTCCTCggatttatttgtgtacgtactttaaacgtgtaaaattttcaattctgtaaattcaattcgaaacTAAATGGTTGAACAGAATGTCAGTAAAATAGATAActttaggatccccttaaCATAGAACttataacattacatatagTAGACTCTCGATAATTGGCCGAAACAGCAGAGGAAAATTCTCGGAAAAGGCGTATTACAAAGTTCTCCCGCGCAAACACGATGCAGTCGTCTGCGTCGGATCCATATGTATATCGTGTCATTGCATAAGTCACGTCCTAacttattatatctaatttctGTAAGAAATTGTAGCTTTGATATTTccttcttttataattttctttgtgtttctctaatatttttacaattaagtactacataattaataatcagtTTTAAATGCGTTTATTTTGATAACGTCGGGAGAACACGAGCAAAAGTAATCTCAACAGAGGGGTGCAGAGGGGGGTGTTACGCTGGGCCTCAGCAGTGAGATGCGGGCCGAGTTTTTCACTCATGCGCATCAAGAATAGCAATAATGCAGTGATGTATAATGTGACTATGGGCGCAAAAATCTTGATGCAAAAGTTTTAGCGAGATTGTAACAGGACAAAATTAGAAAtgtacagatatatttattacaagagAAGTGCACCAAATGTTAATCGCGAATGGATATGTGTTATATATCATTTCAAAAGTCTTGTCAAGTAGAATTAATGTGTGCAATATTTCGCTTAAATGGCCCCTTTAGGCAGCGCTATgtgtaatgtaatttacataacTATTTGGGTTTCTATAAAAGCTAACTGGAGTTTTTGCTTCAAAAATAGTATCAAATAAAAGGTGTCtactaatataattagttgcacaagttttatttagaatattttatttaattcaagataaattgcattttctattttattttaaaaggacAAAAAGTCCAAAAAGCCAAAAAGTTATTGGCAATAAgatactataatataaaataaattgcactttttattttatcttagaaacaaaaataaagtataaaaaaagagaaacccAAGAAACTAATATCAGAgttttgaaagtaaaaaaaagaaaaaaaaaacgaaaaagtcAAAAAGTTATTACTAATAACATACTGTTACGCGCGCGCTCCCGGAAATGAAGAAACACTCTTTTAACTCTCAAAACAAACGACTTTATTAGAAGCGTTTATAATTAACGACCGAACTGGCTCGATGCCTCTTAACAACTGTTTATTAATTCCCCGTCAATTCCGTTGCCCGGTTCCAGACAGctgaccgccgccgccgatcgACTTCGCTGATTTGACAGCTGACTCGCGGTCGGAGAGTATACTGGGCAGCGCGCGTAACACTGCTTTCCCTCTTCAAAattgtcgtcccgacaatCCGCAAGACAGTTCGACGCGCTCTTCAGAGTTGGCTTCTCAGGGTTCCAGAACGATTTCCTGCTCTCCCCGTGCTGCTGCAACGGGTTACCGAGCCACGTCCACCTTAGCATGCCTCCTCTTCACTGGACTTCCTCGTGCGTCCTTCCCCGTAGAGCTGGCCAGGCTCTTTCGCAGAGATCCTCGCACATTCCCAGTACTCCGCTGCCCGTGCTCCCCTTCCATCTTGAACCTTGAGCACTTCTTGCTTCCTTGCGCCGGGTCTTGAGcgcttctttcttcttccttcgggatcgggggggggggggggattgaCTTCCGTGGACCCTACGCTCACAGAGCTCCCCGTCCCCTGCCTCAACATTTGCCCTAAGTCCCACGGAAAAACCGTGGGCAGACTTCTGTCCGCAATCATCTCTTCCGCCGAAAGAAGTCAAAACACCCTCTTCTCGCCGTGAAGTTCTTCCCAGTAAAAACGCTGAAACCCAAACATAACAAACAGAACAAGaataaagaaacttaaattaatCCCCTTTCCGTGTCGGCCCCCCAACATCCCAATAGAGCTTAGTTTCCTGATTTTCCCGCCGGACACTCGGCGCTTTCCCCTTCCTCTATTccgattaataaatttgagcATTTTTGCTCGTTCAATCGCCACTCTAAGGAATGTTACCCCCTCTACCTGAAGGAAACGCTTCACGAACCCCTCCGGCAGCCCAGCAAAATATTGTACACATAAATTCTACTTGACAAGACCTTTCGAACGATATATGACACATATCCATTCGCGATTAACACTTGGTGCACTTCCCTTGTtggatatatataaatatatctatacatatatgttacatgtttatatttaaaaaaattgcacgatTGTACAGGCGATCAACGGTACATCTTTCTTCTCTTATTAGGTACGTTACTGTTACTGTTCTCGCCACGCATGCGCGAAAAATCCGGCCCGCATCTTATCACTGGGCCACAGGCGCAGCGCTTAGCGACACAGTGGGGGAACTTGGGAAAGCCGTGTTCGTGTGTGTAAAAGTACGTGTGAAGGATGGCATATTATCGTGCAGTCAATTGTCGAGAGTCTACTATAttgacaatattatataataattcacaataaataaataaataaataaataaatggttTAACATCTATTAAAcatctataaaatatctataagagtaatgtatactttttttaataacagtcCACACAAGTTTTTCttatctattaattatttcggtatcaaattttttattaaaatatttaatttgttattttgtaacgcgcaaaaaaataaaataatgtacaatactgctttatttttattattattaattacgtaaataactaataattgtCCTAATTATATTCCTAATATAAATCCGGAAGATTCGATGATTgtgaaatacaataaaatacattaaatgtaCTCAACCCtaaaaaagtttgataaaatttgttgtaaaaagaatattttatttataaaagaaaagaaaacaataacgtaataaaataaaaccatttaaagttataattagTTATTCGAAAGGTGAACACGATTtcgatgaaataattatagtcattTTATGACAGcgacttttttcattttcgcgaagaagtaaaaaaacttctaatattattgtgcgaaaaaaattacttaatttcatctacatatacacatattaatttcatatatatacattgtgcgtgcgtgtgcgtgtgcgcgcgtgtgtgtatctGTGTATGTAACCTTCTTGATAGTAGAAAATTTAATGTGTACGCGCACATTTGATTGGAAATGTGATCTGTATTTATCATGAAAAGAATGGAGAGTCAATGGCTCTAACGcttattttagtaattatgtAGTTTAGAAGCCAATTACCTTGACCTTGACAACTTTTCCTTATAACTTAATCGGAGGTCATcgttcgttaaaaagttattaacaaaagaatttgaaaaatatccatGTAGAACAgaacacgcacgcacgcacgcacgcacgcacgcacatacacacgtgGAGGGGAGGCTTCGCCCCTCCTTCCCGCACCCATCTATCGGTAGGGATGTCCTGGGTAGAAGTGCACAAAAGTACGGTACGTATTTTGTTGAGAGTAAATGTCTATAATagctattaatgcaaaaaatcaatttttttcattagcAATCAACAAAAACTACTATAGAAATAGGaatgtagaaatgtttttagGGAGGGGCAATGCTTCAATAACAATTAAGTTATAGACTTCACCTTCTCCCTACATCTCtgtattaacttttataaagcacgcatttttgaattttttaacctTCGGAGAACACATAGGGTCAATTTGACCCTTACCTCGAATTTGATCTTAACGTAAATATCTTgaaagcattttgaaaattggcGGATCTGAAACCTTCTACCTATAGTTTGGGGTATTAACTATATGTTAAGATGCTCCTTTTGTACAGCGCAACACCTAATAGGTGTTGGGCATTATACAAAGTCGGTGCAGGGTCATTCTGACCGTTGTGTACTAAGCGTCGGTTTTTCAATAGTGAGCACGATGGCATATAGTTTGCGGCCACGTATTCAGAATGCCTTAGTACCTGTCGAGCAAGAATATTTCGATGGCAACAGTTCTTCTGAAGTGAATAATGTGTCAGTACAGTCAAACACTGACACGTCGTATTTAGATTATAGTAAAGCCGTCGccgacaataaataaattaacttttaccaCAAGtcacttaaataataaagtattcacatatatgtaataagaaataaatttttttaaaattttttcataaaaatgtttgattttttttaccttaaaaACCACTTTCATTacctaacaaaataaatacctttttttttaagtacattaaagtacaatttttttcttgattctaCTACATTTCAAGAATACACACGTAAATTTTTAgtcagaaatatttaaaaaattaaaaaatacaatttttcggaaaataacgtttaaaaaaaaaaaaaagtgaattttttttaaatatgtaaataattccaacagcacttttaatttatattaattgatttaacaatGTTCCAAGTAAAtctagaaattttttcaagctGATCGCACTCGTCAATTTAAAATGGTGGATCAAAGTGTGTGTAGGGTCAAATTGATCCACAGTGTTCTTCGTGATCGAAAAAATAGGTGTGTTCTCCGAGggttaaaataagaaaatctattaatttatacgtgctttataaaaattaatgtggaGATGTAGGGGGAGGGCAAAGACCTGCCCTTGCACCCCGCCACGCGTTCTTTACAACACCACATAGATTTGCAACTTTACATAAAagattaagataataataaattaatagactttcttattttaaagcacGCATAAATGtgtgctttatttttataataaatttattatttattgggACTGGGTCCCCTTTTGTTAAGATTTACCATATTCCTTTACAGGATTTAGAttaggataataataaattaacagattttcttattttaaaacaccCAAAAATGCGTGCTTTATGCACCCCTCCCCctcaatgtgtgtgtgtgttgttcTGTTCTACATGGATATTTTTCTaacttcttttgttaataactttttaacgaacaaTAACCGCCGGTTAagttataagaaaaagttacTCAGGGTCATgtccttgacaacatatgtcaaggtcaagatCATCGGCGCGGTGTCccataaattaaacaattacccttattttttgctacaaatctcgttataaataaatcttaaattagatttaaagaatgtaattttgtttttgtagcATTGGAATCAGAGCCTTTTCTTCATTGGCACacattctataatatttattctccataaatattaatatatccatagaaaatattttgtagcacttaattctataatgtaataaaaaataaaaaatttaaaatacagcCATATATAAccttgaagaaaaaaagtgaaaaaacaTGCAGAAAAGGTAATACAGCTCCAATAATCTtgacatatattatacaaataaaaatattaatcaactttaccttataaattaaattagtgatcttgaatagtttttgagataaatttatttgaagtttaacattaacttttatttaaattaatggaaactttttataactttaaccttgacatatgttatcaaaGTTATTGTTCCGAGGAACCTACAACAGTTTTTAATCagttatcattatttgttaaaaaattaacaaataatgtttaatatagcAATTTGGTCTATATTTGTACTGTTCCATGTGAGTTTTCAACTTTCTGCAAAAAACGAGATCTATCCTCCCCCCTTCCCCAGTGTTTACAGCCCAAAACAATGTCAATAATTGTTCTGTACTACATAggttttcgattttttaagtaaagcGAGATTCGCCTCTagccctccccctccccccgcagTGCTTACGATCCAAAACTGCAATATTGTTCCACGTATAAAtaagtactttttttaaatatattaaagtaaaaatcatCGAAGCTGTATTGCCTTTTATCCATATTGCAACTTTATgcatatttttcgaaaaaagttattttgtctaatagattttttaaattcgaaGACGTACTCTTTTAAAAGCAAAGGCATTGCACAATTACGATGCAGCACCATGGTCCTTGGTTTTCGCACTTGCGTAAtttgtctttaaaatttataaaatgttgcaCTTTTTCAAACGCCGTCGCTTTTTTTGGTTTTTCTCCAATTCGGTCGGGGGTTGATTTCTGATAATGCGAACAACcttaagtaaatataaatttttatattaataaaataaatggaaatgatttaaaaaagcatgtatacctaaacctaaacctaaacagattaaaaaacaatacaataattttacaaactttcTATAGAAAAACGGaaggaaatagaaaaattatatttacaggaTAAAATTTGCCAAGTATAATTACGTAAACTTTTTTCCccaattttactaaaatttcaCTAAACGGTaatggattttttaaattttacaaaaaaatgtaataaatgtaagtggttgttcaaaaaatataagaattcgAGTTTTTCACATTTCTTCTCAATCATTTATTTCCAAATATATGCAACTCTTATTATACTTACACAATTTGACTGTTTTATTGGGGAGATTTGGAAAGATCTTTTCATCAAGAGGACTCAAAAGCATTTTGCATATGGCAGACTAATGCCCATATTCATAGTCAGGCCTTATACTTAAGGCCTCCTTAAATTCATCTTTAGATAATACTTCGTAGCCAATGAGATGATCCGTAGAGTATCTAAAGATGAACTTAAGGAGgccttaaatataagatttgactatgaatacaaGCATAAAGAACTCATGTTAAAAAACACcttaaatgtaagaaataaagagagaaatcaGCAACTccaatcatttattattttatcattacttatcgttttcttatttcataactttttttccttgctaaaataaattcataacagtcgaaaaataaaaatacaattgaatTTATGtgaggtaaaaaaaagattattaagtATTAGAAACAGACACAACAGCATGTTTACGGTGACGCGCTGCGACTAGTTGGCGAGCAATCTTGCGACCTTCTAACTCAATCaatattttgtcttattttcgtttttacatagatttcaagagaaaaaaatcaagGTTCTTTTTTAGTCcatttactaaaaaatcaaaagttacattttgagaaaaaataaaaaaattgtttgaactAAAAGATTaagataatctttttttactataaaatgattatttttactgtaaactgtaaaaatttattaaaagacgtTTTCAAAACcccataaaaaattaaattagataaaagtGTAACAAGAGTTATATTTGGAAATAAGTAGTTGgagaaaaatgtgaaaaattcgAATTGTTATATCTTGATAACCAATTATACTAACCTACTTTGCAGGATTCAAAAAGTCCACTAACTCATTatcatttagtaaaattttaataaaattagaaatgaaaaattttaaatggatATACTTGACAAATTTTACTTCATGTAGccccttaattttttaaaaattatttttacctcATGAAATGCTGCATCAACATTTAGTGGTGGGTCTTTGGCAGAAGTCTCAATATAAGGTATGCCCAAACGATGAGCCAATTCTCTTCCCTGTTCCTCTGTGACTTTTCTCAAATGTACCAAATCGACTTTGTTAGCCACCAGTAGCATAGGATAAATATCTCTATCTTTTACTCGTAGAATTTGAGTATGAAAATTGGCAATATTTTGATACGATTGTTTATCGGTTACAGAATATACTAAAAGAAATCCATCACCTTTTCGCATATATTGTTCACGCATCGCACTAAATTCTTCTTGACCGGCTGTATCTAACACTGCAACAAAcaacatttataaatctttatgtgtttgtatttgttaaagaagctatttttaatattctatatttccaataatatattaaaacttcttcattgttatacaaaaaattctgCACAAAACATGTAGAAAAGTGTCCTCGAGTAGAATTAGCtgaaattttagtataatacatagtattatacataataatagtatgTTACAAAGCTCTGAAAAAGGGCTTTTTCATTCACAAGTCGTCACTATCAATTTCAACTGACACCAAATATCTTGGAAACTAGGCATTTTATGAATTTCAGGTATTAAGACATTTGATCAGGATAGTCAAGACTTCATCATGCTAAAACCTCAACCAATTCTGAAGCCACTTTTCCACATGTTTGAGCAGGGTCCTTTTTTAGTTGTTTcttgtttgttttttcttatttcttgttGCTGTATTTTAGGTTTTCAATAGAATTGTatgtttaaaagtttataaaaaacagttattagaaagaaaaacaaaatgtattatatataatattcattatattgcaatttaaaacAAGGCTATTGATACTAATACTCAATTGACTTTagaaagtatatatatgtatataaaaatcatagttattttacaaatttgactttgaaataaaaagtaaatatgaagtttaaatcagtaaaaaaaatataacacaagcttaattttttacaactgGAATGCAAAAATCACCCTGTAACTATTCTTGGgttaaaaactacaaaaataatttgatttaatacaATGATGATAAGAATGAAATATCTGTTAGAGGTATAAAGCACTAACCATCCAAGATGCACCATTGTTTGTCTACCTCTGTATGTTGAATATAACTATCCTCGATAGTTGGATCATAGTCTGCAACAAAAAGCTTTTGAAAAAACTGTATTGTAAGAGCGCTCTTGCCAACACCTCCATCTCCAACAACAACCAATTTGAAGGTCATAAGGTTGTCATTATTTGGAGGACGTGTCATTTCGCCTTTGGATCGTCTACTTTTTCTTCGTCCGCTCCTGCGTCTGCCTATTCTGCTAATTCGAATGTGTTCTTTAGTAGTACGACCGTAGGATGCACTCGTAGAACCGCATAAGATGTCTCGTTCGACTTGGAAGATTCTACAAGAACCAAACCTTTTAGAAATCTACGGGAATAACTAGCGTTAAAAATACATGCCATCCTATGTCGAAAGAAACACGCattcatttacatttaaaaacagACAACgagaaattatgataaaacaCGACATTGACGAGGTAGGTTAAGTTACGCTAAGAGTAAACTTGTATCTTCGTGAGAGATACTTACAAGGTTTTTTTTACGACAATTCGTACATAAAAAGTAAAGCACAACAATACAAGTTTACATAACGTTGAAATTCCGcaacaaaatttatcttacatGACATACGCCACTTGTATTACTTACTACTACTTGCTATTACTTGTGTTGACGGTTAATACGCAATCCCCAGCCCCACTAGTGATGGGCGGTATTTTCGTAtctaaagggccatctacaatggagagtcgtaggccgtagcagtagtcgtagaaaatgtctccacttcgtattgctatatgcccagtctacaatgagtcgttggtcgtaagaaatttaaccaatcacagttgatcttagagaagaataaagctggtcacacacactttccgtagaacataacagtaaggtttcgacatgttggattgggcgaccgtaacagtaagcgactaaatcaagtacgtgattggtcaaaaccttactgttacgttctacggaaagtgtgtgtgacccgcttaaccgaacataattggttaaatttcttacgaccaacgaccaacgactcattgtagactgggcattaCTGTTTAAagcctacagcagacattgagccaattcattggcttagggccaccgcacaagctttttcgtaagggccaccgcacaaactcttccataacgcgttacgttacgttaagtactccatacgaacctaagttgtacttaaacttttacttaaatcaacgcacaaagaaatccttaacgtaagaacttaagaacttacgttaaaagtttctttgtgcgttgatgtaag is part of the Monomorium pharaonis isolate MP-MQ-018 chromosome 2, ASM1337386v2, whole genome shotgun sequence genome and encodes:
- the LOC105835603 gene encoding ras-related protein M-Ras isoform X3 encodes the protein MTRPPNNDNLMTFKLVVVGDGGVGKSALTIQFFQKLFVADYDPTIEDSYIQHTEVDKQWCILDVLDTAGQEEFSAMREQYMRKGDGFLLVYSVTDKQSYQNIANFHTQILRVKDRDIYPMLLVANKVDLVHLRKVTEEQGRELAHRLGIPYIETSAKDPPLNVDAAFHERFYWEELHGEKRVF
- the LOC105835603 gene encoding ras-related protein M-Ras isoform X2, with protein sequence MTRPPNNDNLMTFKLVVVGDGGVGKSALTIQFFQKLFVADYDPTIEDSYIQHTEVDKQWCILDVLDTAGQEEFSAMREQYMRKGDGFLLVYSVTDKQSYQNIANFHTQILRVKDRDIYPMLLVANKVDLVHLRKVTEEQGRELAHRLGIPYIETSAKDPPLNVDAAFHEVVRIIRNQPPTELEKNQKKRRRLKKCNIL
- the LOC105835603 gene encoding ras-related protein M-Ras isoform X1, whose amino-acid sequence is MTRPPNNDNLMTFKLVVVGDGGVGKSALTIQFFQKLFVADYDPTIEDSYIQHTEVDKQWCILDVLDTAGQEEFSAMREQYMRKGDGFLLVYSVTDKQSYQNIANFHTQILRVKDRDIYPMLLVANKVDLVHLRKVTEEQGRELAHRLGIPYIETSAKDPPLNVDAAFHEGMLDCFSNLIGVDHGGKVDDTVMLEMRRMKKLYLRQSKKIQRGAFELSLICLIYQQRQFTELSNIIRCMRTISHVCRI